The following proteins are co-located in the Micromonospora viridifaciens genome:
- a CDS encoding acetamidase/formamidase family protein, with the protein MTAMEKITYRPVRDELAYTFGGRMPVAHLCSGDVLEVFTEDCFGGLVRGPADLPSQVCSMPYLNPVSGPFFVEDAEPGDTLAIHIASIVPAREWGVSSTFPHFGALTSTSHTATLQPPLEERVWVYGIDRQAGTVRFHATETDHTVDLPLEAMIGTIGVAPGGMEARSTIVPDTYGGNLDAPQLRAGTTLYLGVNVHGAMLALGDGHARQGEGEACGVGVEIATTTTLAVEVIKGVPTLWPRLENDTAIMSIGCARPLEDAYRIAHHDLVGWVGTLTGLETLDAYQLVSQAGRAPIGNVCDPNYTILAVVDKALLPEPAAAYGGVHGRLRQSAAGLR; encoded by the coding sequence GTGACGGCCATGGAGAAGATCACCTACCGTCCGGTGCGAGACGAGCTGGCCTACACGTTCGGCGGGCGGATGCCGGTCGCGCACCTGTGCTCCGGGGATGTGCTGGAGGTGTTCACGGAGGACTGCTTCGGCGGCCTCGTCCGCGGGCCGGCGGATCTGCCGTCGCAGGTGTGCTCCATGCCCTATCTGAACCCGGTGTCGGGGCCGTTCTTCGTCGAGGACGCCGAGCCCGGCGACACCCTCGCCATCCACATCGCCTCGATCGTCCCGGCACGCGAGTGGGGCGTGTCGTCGACGTTCCCACACTTCGGGGCCCTCACATCAACCTCCCACACAGCCACCCTGCAGCCGCCGCTGGAGGAGCGGGTGTGGGTCTATGGCATCGACCGGCAAGCGGGCACGGTGCGGTTCCACGCCACCGAAACCGACCACACCGTGGACCTGCCCCTGGAGGCGATGATCGGCACGATCGGGGTCGCCCCCGGCGGGATGGAGGCTCGTTCCACCATCGTCCCGGACACCTACGGCGGGAACCTCGACGCACCGCAACTGCGCGCCGGCACCACCCTTTACCTCGGGGTGAACGTGCACGGGGCGATGCTCGCCCTCGGCGACGGCCACGCCCGCCAGGGCGAGGGCGAGGCCTGCGGCGTCGGTGTCGAGATCGCCACCACCACAACTCTCGCCGTCGAGGTGATCAAGGGCGTGCCGACGCTGTGGCCGCGCCTGGAAAACGACACGGCGATCATGTCGATCGGCTGCGCCCGCCCACTTGAGGACGCCTACCGCATCGCCCACCACGACCTCGTCGGCTGGGTGGGAACCCTGACCGGCCTGGAGACGCTCGACGCCTACCAGCTGGTGTCGCAAGCGGGGCGAGCGCCGATCGGCAACGTCTGCGACCCGAATTACACGAT
- a CDS encoding APC family permease gives MYEQDELARYGYRQELSRQLRLRDLIAYGLVYMVPIAPMAIFGSVYAGSGGMVALAYAIGVVALVFTAFSYAQMVKAFPMSGSVYNYAGRGISPPVGFLAGWVILLDYVLVPGLLYLVASVAMHSTVPAVPVWLWLLGFVAVNTVVNSVGIRMTAVVTRVMLVGELIVLAIFIAVAAWAVASGKGRFSWEAFYNADTFTWSVVAGAVSIAVLSFLGFDGISMLAEEARGGARQVGRAMAAVLVLAGVLFIAQTWLAAMLVPNPSGLLADGDPNGTAFYDAAKVAGGTWLATLCAVATAVAWGLPNSMVAQVATSRLLYAMARDRQLPRFLAKVSVRRNVPINATLLTGVVSLALGLYMATRADGITLLSSLINFGAMVAFLVLHVSVVVHHLIRQHSRNWWAHLVMPAVGFVILAYVVVNANIAAQRLGLAWLALGVIVLAGLYLSGRRPVLSGLAPVQPQQRDMERV, from the coding sequence ATGTATGAGCAGGACGAGCTGGCCCGCTACGGATACCGGCAGGAGTTGAGCCGACAGCTCCGACTTCGGGACTTGATCGCGTATGGCCTCGTCTACATGGTGCCGATCGCGCCGATGGCGATCTTCGGCAGCGTGTACGCCGGCTCGGGTGGGATGGTTGCCCTGGCGTACGCGATCGGTGTGGTGGCGTTGGTGTTCACCGCGTTCTCGTACGCGCAGATGGTGAAGGCGTTTCCGATGTCGGGCAGCGTCTACAACTACGCGGGCCGGGGCATCAGCCCGCCGGTCGGGTTTCTCGCCGGCTGGGTGATCCTCCTCGACTACGTCCTCGTGCCGGGGCTGTTGTATCTGGTGGCGTCGGTGGCGATGCACTCGACCGTGCCCGCGGTGCCGGTCTGGTTGTGGCTGTTGGGCTTCGTCGCGGTCAACACGGTCGTCAACTCGGTGGGGATCCGCATGACGGCGGTGGTCACCCGGGTGATGCTGGTCGGCGAGCTGATCGTTCTGGCGATCTTCATCGCCGTCGCCGCCTGGGCTGTCGCCTCCGGGAAGGGTCGCTTCAGTTGGGAGGCGTTCTACAACGCCGACACCTTCACGTGGTCGGTAGTCGCGGGCGCGGTGTCGATCGCAGTGCTCAGCTTCCTGGGCTTCGACGGCATCAGCATGCTGGCCGAGGAGGCCAGGGGAGGGGCTCGGCAGGTCGGCCGCGCGATGGCGGCAGTTCTCGTGTTGGCGGGGGTGTTGTTCATCGCGCAGACGTGGCTGGCCGCGATGCTCGTTCCCAACCCGTCCGGGCTGCTGGCCGATGGTGACCCGAACGGCACCGCCTTCTACGACGCCGCCAAGGTTGCCGGCGGGACCTGGCTGGCGACTCTGTGCGCGGTGGCCACGGCCGTCGCGTGGGGGTTGCCGAACTCGATGGTCGCCCAGGTCGCCACCAGCCGGCTCCTGTACGCGATGGCCCGCGACCGGCAGCTACCCCGGTTCTTGGCTAAGGTGTCGGTCCGCCGGAACGTGCCGATCAACGCCACCCTGCTCACCGGCGTCGTGTCCCTCGCCCTCGGCCTGTACATGGCCACCCGGGCGGACGGGATCACGCTGCTGTCGTCGCTGATCAACTTCGGAGCGATGGTCGCGTTCCTGGTCCTGCACGTGTCCGTGGTCGTTCACCACCTCATCCGCCAGCACAGCCGTAACTGGTGGGCGCATCTGGTCATGCCGGCGGTCGGGTTCGTGATCCTCGCCTACGTGGTGGTCAACGCCAACATCGCCGCGCAGCGCCTCGGCCTGGCCTGGCTGGCCCTCGGCGTGATCGTCCTCGCCGGCCTGTATCTGTCGGGTCGCCGGCCGGTGCTGTCCGGTCTGGCTCCCGTCCAGCCACAGCAGCGTGACATGGAGAGGGTGTGA